A single window of Candidatus Aminicenantes bacterium DNA harbors:
- a CDS encoding Lrp/AsnC family transcriptional regulator yields the protein MSSMERMPGYVLTPRERQVLYHLSLCGRASLTDLGRQVGLSKQAVSYILNRLETTKVISSYYAVIDIYRLGMTHYRVFLKLHKIKPYEEEELRRYLADHPDVSWVLYLEGDYDLFFVSWSRNIIQFQSVLDDVISRFGNFVQEKSFSVATHIEYLPYGFLLDPPAPPDRSLNFGKKHSTYDLSDTDRRLLLSLNQDGRATQKILAAQLRLSPSTVRNRIQKLEDLGIISGYNVRIDFARVGYMYQKVLLKLTDTSATTLERIRTYLKDQPGVIYLLRTIGPYDFEFELITRSGETGYDIIKDLRLHFPHAVHSAGVTIIKGEPKFEALHLDVSPS from the coding sequence ATGTCAAGCATGGAGAGAATGCCCGGTTATGTACTGACCCCGCGTGAACGCCAGGTTCTATACCATCTCAGCCTTTGCGGCCGTGCCTCCTTAACTGACTTGGGCCGCCAGGTGGGGCTCAGCAAGCAGGCGGTCAGCTACATCCTGAACCGTTTGGAAACTACCAAAGTGATTTCCAGCTATTACGCGGTAATCGACATTTACCGCTTGGGCATGACCCACTACCGCGTCTTTCTCAAGCTGCATAAAATCAAGCCCTATGAAGAAGAGGAGCTGCGCCGTTATCTGGCGGATCATCCCGATGTATCCTGGGTATTGTACCTGGAGGGCGACTACGACCTTTTCTTTGTGTCCTGGAGCCGAAATATCATCCAGTTTCAATCCGTGCTCGACGACGTGATTTCCCGATTCGGCAATTTTGTTCAAGAGAAATCGTTCTCTGTAGCCACCCACATCGAATACTTGCCCTATGGATTTTTGCTGGATCCGCCTGCACCTCCGGACAGGTCCCTGAATTTCGGGAAAAAGCATTCCACATACGATTTGAGCGATACGGACCGCCGCTTGCTGTTGAGTCTGAACCAGGACGGCCGCGCCACCCAGAAAATCCTGGCCGCGCAATTGCGGCTCTCGCCATCTACCGTGCGCAATCGCATTCAGAAGCTGGAGGATCTGGGGATCATTAGCGGCTACAACGTGCGTATCGATTTTGCCCGCGTGGGCTATATGTACCAGAAAGTGCTCCTGAAACTAACCGATACCTCAGCGACAACCCTGGAGCGAATCCGCACATACCTCAAGGACCAGCCCGGTGTGATCTACTTGTTGCGAACCATCGGCCCTTATGACTTCGAGTTTGAATTGATCACCCGATCCGGCGAGACTGGTTATGACATCATCAAGGACCTGCGTTTGCATTTCCCCCATGCCGTCCACTCCGCAGGTGTCACCATTATCAAGGGCGAGCCCAAGTTCGAAGCACTCCATCTGGATGTCTCCCCTTCCTGA
- a CDS encoding inositol monophosphatase, with protein sequence MEKIKREILNTALKAAHCAGNHIEAHREREMDVDFKGAVNLVTRMDTDSEEMIVASVSNAFPEHGVVAEEGGGRDSDSAWTWVIDPLDGTTNFAHGLPVYAISIGILYNQIPQVGVVFAPALGETFSALAGQGTFLNGNRINVSKRDHVKHCLLATGFPYDRQEHTRQYLQPFEYFLSRARDVRRWGAAALDLAYVAAGRFDAFWEYGLKAWDTAAGVLLVTEAGGRVTDFSGENFNPFRPQCLASNGRIHDAMLAAFS encoded by the coding sequence ATGGAAAAAATAAAGCGTGAAATCTTAAACACGGCGCTGAAAGCAGCTCATTGTGCCGGCAACCACATCGAAGCGCACCGCGAAAGAGAAATGGATGTGGATTTCAAGGGGGCCGTAAACCTGGTAACCCGCATGGATACGGATAGCGAAGAGATGATCGTGGCCTCCGTTTCAAATGCATTCCCGGAGCACGGCGTGGTTGCCGAGGAAGGCGGCGGACGGGATTCCGATTCCGCCTGGACCTGGGTGATCGACCCCCTGGACGGCACCACCAACTTCGCTCACGGCTTGCCGGTCTACGCCATCAGTATCGGTATACTTTACAACCAAATTCCCCAGGTTGGGGTGGTTTTCGCTCCCGCTCTGGGCGAAACCTTTTCCGCCCTGGCCGGTCAGGGGACATTCCTGAACGGTAATCGCATCAACGTCTCCAAACGGGATCATGTCAAACATTGCCTGCTGGCAACGGGGTTTCCCTATGACCGTCAGGAACACACCCGTCAATACCTGCAACCATTCGAATATTTTCTTTCACGCGCCCGGGACGTGCGCCGTTGGGGAGCCGCGGCCCTCGACCTGGCCTATGTGGCCGCGGGACGCTTTGACGCTTTCTGGGAGTACGGTTTGAAAGCCTGGGACACCGCTGCCGGCGTCCTGCTGGTAACCGAAGCGGGCGGCCGCGTCACGGATTTCAGCGGCGAAAATTTCAATCCTTTCCGCCCTCAATGCCTGGCCAGCAACGGCCGCATCCATGATGCCATGTTGGCTGCTTTCAGCTAA
- a CDS encoding FAD-dependent oxidoreductase, whose protein sequence is MRLEQHPILEFHRGRRLTIDFEGREIPAFEGEPIAAALHAAGVTTLSHSVRTQSPRGLFCAIGKCAACVMEVNGIPNVRTCIEPVRRGMRVRRQSVRDAAPADPDITTPRFHEPETVETDLAIVGGGPAGLSAAVYAGRFGLRSIVVEENYLVGGQLIKQTHKFFGSRSHYAGVRGVDIAAILIREAREAGADIWTSSSVIGYFPQKELGVVRNGSYLRIRARNILVATGASEKMISFPGNDLPGVYGAGAIQTLMNVYGIIPGRRVLMVGAGNIGVIVAYQLMQAGVQVAAVCEGLPRVGAYLVHSAKLLRLGVPILTAHTVSKAWGNGHLKGVAIQAVDSRWQPIAGTEKRFDVDTLGLAVGLSPSVELLSQAEARMCWIPELGGYVAWHDEFMQTSIPGVFVAGDVAGIEEASAAMMEGRIAGIHAAQRLLGPSAELDSLHQEQAAELAVMRDGPFGEKARLGNQRLLEEA, encoded by the coding sequence ATGAGATTGGAGCAACATCCCATCCTTGAATTTCATCGCGGCCGGCGCTTGACCATCGACTTTGAAGGCCGCGAAATCCCGGCGTTTGAAGGTGAACCCATTGCCGCCGCCCTGCATGCCGCCGGCGTGACAACCCTTTCCCACAGTGTTCGGACTCAGTCTCCTCGTGGCTTGTTTTGCGCCATCGGCAAATGTGCCGCCTGCGTTATGGAGGTAAACGGGATTCCCAATGTTCGCACCTGCATCGAACCCGTGCGCCGGGGCATGCGGGTACGCCGGCAGTCAGTTAGAGATGCCGCCCCGGCTGATCCGGACATCACCACTCCCCGATTCCATGAACCCGAAACCGTTGAAACGGATTTGGCCATTGTTGGTGGTGGACCGGCCGGCCTCTCCGCTGCCGTTTATGCGGGCCGGTTCGGCTTGCGGTCAATCGTGGTTGAGGAAAACTACCTGGTGGGCGGCCAACTCATCAAGCAGACCCACAAGTTCTTCGGCAGCCGCTCCCACTATGCGGGCGTGCGGGGTGTGGACATCGCCGCCATCCTGATCCGCGAAGCCCGGGAAGCCGGCGCGGACATCTGGACCTCTTCCTCGGTTATCGGCTACTTTCCGCAAAAGGAATTGGGGGTGGTACGAAACGGAAGTTACCTGCGGATCCGCGCCCGCAACATCCTGGTTGCCACCGGCGCTTCGGAAAAGATGATCTCTTTTCCGGGGAACGACCTTCCGGGGGTCTACGGTGCCGGCGCCATCCAGACCCTGATGAATGTGTACGGAATTATTCCGGGACGCAGGGTGCTCATGGTGGGAGCCGGCAATATCGGCGTGATTGTGGCCTACCAACTCATGCAGGCGGGCGTACAGGTGGCGGCGGTGTGCGAAGGCCTCCCCCGGGTAGGCGCCTACCTGGTCCACTCCGCCAAGCTTTTGCGCCTTGGCGTACCGATCCTCACCGCACATACCGTATCCAAAGCCTGGGGAAACGGCCACCTGAAAGGCGTGGCGATTCAAGCCGTGGATTCACGCTGGCAACCCATCGCGGGAACCGAAAAGCGATTTGATGTGGACACCCTGGGTCTGGCCGTCGGATTGTCCCCTTCCGTGGAACTCCTGTCCCAGGCCGAGGCGAGAATGTGCTGGATCCCGGAATTGGGCGGCTACGTGGCCTGGCATGATGAATTTATGCAGACATCCATTCCCGGTGTATTTGTCGCGGGCGATGTCGCCGGGATTGAAGAAGCTTCCGCGGCCATGATGGAAGGTCGCATCGCCGGAATCCACGCCGCCCAGCGCCTGCTGGGCCCGTCAGCGGAGTTGGACTCCCTGCACCAGGAACAGGCGGCTGAATTGGCGGTCATGCGCGACGGTCCGTTCGGAGAAAAAGCCCGCCTGGGCAACCAGCGCCTGCTGGAGGAGGCATAA
- a CDS encoding (2Fe-2S)-binding protein: MNERIVICRCEDITEKEVLDAIRDGATSMEELKRVLRVGMGPCQGRTCGSLIRAMLARDLGVPVQDIKEWSRRPPLKPVPAGAFFQGEGS; the protein is encoded by the coding sequence ATGAATGAACGCATCGTGATCTGCCGTTGCGAAGATATTACCGAGAAAGAGGTTCTCGACGCCATTCGCGACGGAGCCACATCCATGGAAGAACTCAAACGCGTATTGCGAGTCGGCATGGGCCCATGCCAGGGTCGTACCTGCGGCTCACTGATCCGCGCCATGCTGGCCCGGGATCTGGGGGTTCCTGTCCAGGACATCAAAGAGTGGTCGCGTCGACCGCCGTTAAAGCCTGTACCTGCGGGAGCTTTTTTCCAGGGGGAAGGATCATGA
- a CDS encoding 4Fe-4S dicluster domain-containing protein: MECTKLGYFTDDTIDFPPLERLEKRFVAIAECGQEIPCNPCQDACPVGAITVGENINHIPHIDFQRCTGCGICLGICPGLSIFMAHRKGDTGWVTLPYELAPPDEGEEVDLLDRQGKKVGRGVVEKIRRLKQHDRTLLITLRMNADLILAVRGFRRST; this comes from the coding sequence ATGGAATGCACCAAACTGGGATATTTCACCGATGACACCATCGATTTCCCTCCGCTGGAACGACTGGAAAAACGATTTGTCGCCATCGCCGAGTGCGGACAGGAGATTCCCTGCAACCCCTGCCAGGATGCCTGCCCGGTAGGCGCCATAACCGTTGGTGAAAATATCAACCATATTCCCCACATCGATTTCCAGCGCTGCACGGGTTGTGGAATCTGCCTGGGAATCTGTCCCGGTCTTTCGATCTTCATGGCCCACCGCAAAGGCGATACCGGCTGGGTCACCCTGCCCTATGAATTGGCTCCTCCGGATGAAGGCGAAGAGGTCGATCTTCTGGACCGCCAGGGAAAAAAGGTCGGACGCGGTGTGGTGGAAAAGATCCGTCGCTTGAAACAGCACGACCGCACCCTGTTGATCACATTGCGAATGAATGCCGACTTGATCCTTGCCGTCAGGGGATTCCGGAGGTCCACATGA
- a CDS encoding NADP-dependent malic enzyme, producing the protein MSQIDLSLSNLDQMFPDHFTPAQTARAKTVFLKELARLTHAFYNGKMVTVPKAGVYGFNWFNVWYTPGVSKVSTSIRDDNDLSFSLSNRGNLVAVVSDSTRVLGDGDCTPPGGLGVMEGKAYLMKYLGGVDAVALCVDSYNDKGEHDADKIIDFVKMLQPSFGAVNLEDISQPNCFRVLDTLREECDIPVWHDDAQGTGCVTLAGLINALRVVDKPTDKVRVVMIGAGAANTTIARLIIAAGVDPEKVIMFDSRGSLHTGRDDVKADPRFYRKWELCSTTNPDRVDGIARAMKGADVLIAVSQPGPDVVKPEWISSMGEKSIVFTCANPVPEIYPYAAKEAGAYITATGRGDFANQVNNSLGFPGILKGSLIVRARKVTDEMAIAAAYALADFAVKKGIHPDYIIPTMDETEVFANEAAEVAMAAIQGGVARVKMTRQQVFDRTMKDIRQARDMIDLLMRENFIKEPPISLLEEALKKAVAEAS; encoded by the coding sequence ATGTCGCAAATCGATTTGTCTCTGTCCAACTTGGACCAGATGTTCCCGGACCATTTCACGCCCGCGCAGACGGCCAGGGCCAAGACGGTATTCCTGAAAGAACTGGCCAGGTTGACCCACGCCTTCTACAATGGCAAGATGGTGACCGTACCCAAGGCCGGCGTGTACGGATTCAACTGGTTCAACGTGTGGTACACCCCTGGAGTATCCAAGGTCTCCACCAGTATCCGGGACGATAACGACCTCTCGTTCAGCCTCAGCAATCGGGGCAACCTGGTGGCCGTGGTATCGGATTCCACCCGCGTATTGGGCGACGGGGACTGTACGCCTCCCGGCGGACTGGGGGTCATGGAAGGCAAGGCCTATCTGATGAAATACCTGGGCGGTGTAGACGCCGTGGCCCTTTGCGTGGACAGTTACAATGACAAGGGCGAACACGACGCCGACAAGATCATCGACTTCGTCAAGATGCTGCAACCCAGCTTCGGCGCCGTCAACCTGGAAGATATTTCCCAGCCCAACTGCTTCCGCGTACTGGATACATTGCGGGAAGAGTGCGATATCCCGGTATGGCACGACGACGCCCAGGGTACTGGCTGCGTGACCCTGGCTGGGCTCATCAACGCCCTGCGGGTGGTGGACAAGCCCACCGACAAGGTGCGGGTGGTCATGATCGGCGCCGGGGCGGCCAACACCACCATCGCCCGGCTGATCATCGCCGCCGGCGTGGATCCGGAAAAGGTCATCATGTTCGACTCCCGGGGTTCCCTCCACACCGGCCGGGACGACGTCAAGGCCGACCCCCGCTTCTACCGCAAATGGGAACTGTGCAGTACCACCAATCCGGACCGCGTGGATGGCATCGCCCGGGCAATGAAGGGCGCCGACGTGCTGATCGCGGTGAGCCAACCCGGTCCGGACGTGGTGAAACCGGAATGGATTTCCAGCATGGGCGAAAAATCGATAGTGTTTACCTGTGCCAACCCGGTCCCGGAGATCTACCCGTACGCGGCCAAGGAGGCTGGCGCCTACATCACCGCCACGGGTCGCGGAGATTTTGCCAATCAGGTCAACAACTCGCTGGGATTTCCCGGCATCCTCAAGGGATCACTGATCGTACGCGCCCGCAAAGTCACGGATGAGATGGCCATCGCCGCCGCCTACGCGCTGGCGGACTTCGCGGTAAAGAAGGGCATCCATCCCGACTACATCATCCCCACCATGGATGAAACCGAAGTGTTCGCCAACGAGGCAGCGGAGGTCGCCATGGCCGCCATCCAGGGCGGCGTAGCCCGGGTGAAAATGACGCGTCAACAGGTGTTTGACCGCACCATGAAAGATATCCGCCAGGCCCGCGATATGATCGACCTGCTCATGCGCGAGAACTTCATCAAGGAACCCCCAATCTCGCTGTTGGAAGAAGCCTTGAAAAAAGCGGTGGCCGAAGCATCCTGA
- a CDS encoding FAD-binding oxidoreductase: MSSVTCDVAVIGAGIIGTATARYLSARGADVAVIDRSFMGSGSTGRCIGGLRHQFSTPPSIRLMKESIQLFSEMEAEFGHSVEFNQGGYLLLAHSDEMAATFRANIQVQRAEGINVSLLDPQEIHDLVPQLNTEGLVAGAWCPDDGQAFPFAVLKGYRSLTEKAGGRFLLHNPVTEIRHSACFQLMLEDGTRVEAPQVLLAAGPWTGELAKPLGIDLPLAPERHEAMITERMPRFLKPMLVDYRPDGCYFQQMLGGQIIGCYTPVPAVPGIREDVSFEFLPQVAWRMSRLVPPLRNAAILRHWAGCYTMTPDGNPVLDRTPLDDLFVASGMCGHGFMFGPAMGRHMAGFILDGEWGMDFSEFALDRDFSPGTETLK, from the coding sequence ATGAGCTCCGTTACCTGTGATGTGGCCGTAATCGGAGCCGGCATCATCGGTACCGCGACCGCCCGCTACCTATCCGCCCGCGGTGCGGATGTGGCCGTGATTGACCGCAGCTTCATGGGATCCGGCTCAACCGGCCGCTGTATCGGCGGCCTCCGCCACCAGTTTTCCACCCCGCCCTCCATCCGCCTGATGAAAGAGAGCATTCAACTTTTCTCCGAGATGGAAGCTGAATTCGGCCACTCCGTGGAATTCAACCAGGGAGGTTATCTCTTGCTGGCCCACAGCGATGAAATGGCGGCGACCTTCCGCGCCAACATCCAGGTGCAACGCGCCGAAGGCATCAACGTCTCGCTTTTGGATCCGCAAGAGATCCACGACCTTGTGCCCCAACTCAACACGGAGGGTTTGGTTGCCGGCGCCTGGTGTCCGGATGACGGTCAGGCGTTTCCCTTCGCCGTGCTCAAGGGCTATCGTTCATTGACCGAAAAAGCCGGCGGCCGTTTCCTTTTGCACAACCCGGTCACCGAAATCCGACATTCCGCTTGCTTCCAACTGATGCTGGAAGACGGCACGCGGGTGGAAGCGCCCCAGGTGCTTCTGGCTGCGGGACCCTGGACTGGAGAATTGGCGAAGCCGTTGGGAATCGACCTGCCCCTGGCGCCGGAACGACACGAGGCCATGATCACGGAACGCATGCCACGCTTTCTTAAGCCCATGCTGGTCGACTACCGCCCGGACGGCTGCTATTTTCAACAGATGCTCGGCGGCCAGATTATCGGCTGTTACACGCCGGTGCCTGCGGTACCCGGAATCCGCGAAGATGTCTCCTTCGAGTTTCTGCCTCAGGTTGCCTGGCGCATGAGCCGCCTGGTGCCTCCTCTGCGCAATGCCGCGATTCTGCGCCACTGGGCGGGATGCTACACCATGACCCCGGACGGCAACCCCGTTCTGGACCGGACTCCCCTGGACGACCTGTTTGTAGCCTCGGGCATGTGCGGACATGGTTTCATGTTCGGACCCGCCATGGGACGCCACATGGCGGGTTTCATCCTGGACGGCGAATGGGGCATGGATTTTTCCGAGTTCGCCCTGGACCGCGATTTCTCGCCCGGCACCGAAACCCTCAAGTAA
- a CDS encoding DUF1611 domain-containing protein, which produces MQHAPARKDYDGFPGYPVHALPRQIQAVDVISDRPVVAITVNHENLSVSETMVACRTIRSQTGLPAMDVLREGAGALADVVLAHAKQK; this is translated from the coding sequence ATGCAGCACGCTCCGGCCAGGAAGGATTATGACGGTTTTCCCGGATACCCAGTTCACGCGCTTCCGCGTCAGATCCAGGCGGTGGATGTCATCTCGGACCGCCCCGTGGTGGCGATCACGGTTAATCACGAAAACCTTTCCGTTTCCGAAACAATGGTTGCTTGTCGAACCATCCGTTCACAAACCGGACTGCCGGCCATGGATGTGTTGCGGGAGGGAGCCGGGGCGCTGGCGGATGTTGTTCTGGCGCATGCCAAACAGAAATGA